One segment of Carya illinoinensis cultivar Pawnee chromosome 1, C.illinoinensisPawnee_v1, whole genome shotgun sequence DNA contains the following:
- the LOC122309456 gene encoding homeobox-leucine zipper protein ANTHOCYANINLESS 2-like, which produces MSFGGFLENTTGGGARIVADISYNNSNGNNNHNMPAGALAHPRLVTPALTKSMFNSSPGLSLGLQPNIDGQADVARMAESFEVNLGRRSRDEEHESRSGSDNMDGASGDDQDAADNPPRKKRYHRHTPQQIQELESLFKECPHPDEKQRLELSKRLCLETRQVKFWFQNRRTQMKTQLERHENSLLRQENDKLRAENMSIRDAMRNPICSNCGGPAIIGEISLEEQHLRIENARLKDELDRVCALAGKFLGRPISSLANAIGPPLPSSSLELGVGSNGFAGLSNVATTLPLGPDYGAGISGVLPVVPPARPPSSLTGLDRSIERSMFLELALAAMDELVKMAQADENLWVRSLEGRREMLNLEEYMRTFTPCIGMKPNGFVTEASRETGMVIINSLALVETLMDSNRWAEMFPCMIARTSTTDVISNGMGGTRNGALQLMHAELQVLSPLVPVREVNFLRFCKQHAEGVWAVVDVSIDSIRETSAAPTFVSCRRLPSGCVVQDMPNGYSKVTWVEHAEYDESQVHQLYRPLLSSGMGFGAQRWIAALQRQCECLAILMSSTVPARDHTAITAGGRRSMLKLAQRMTDNFCAGVCASTVHKWNKLQAGNVDEDVRVMTRKSVDDPGEPPGIVLSAATSVWLPVSPQRLFDFLRDERLRSEWDILSNGGPMQEMAHIAKGQDHGNCVSLLRAGAMNANQSSMLILQETCIDAAGSLVVYAPVDIPAMHVVMNGGDSAYVALLPSGFAIVPDGPGSRGPGTATANGGSGAGPGPHRVSGSLLTVAFQILVNSLPTAKLTVESVETVNNLISCTVQKIKAALQCES; this is translated from the exons ATGAGTTTTGGGGGTTTCCTCGAGAATACTACCGGTGGCGGTGCGAGAATCGTGGCCGATATTTCTTATAACAACAGCAACGGAAACAACAACCATAACATGCCCGCCGGTGCACTTGCTCATCCCCGCCTTGTTACTCCGGCTCTCACCAAATCCATGTTCAACTCCAGCCCTGGACTCTCTCTCGGTCTT CAACCGAATATAGACGGGCAAGCAGATGTGGCTAGAATGGCTGAGAGTTTTGAAGTTAATCTTGGGAGGAGGAGCAGAGACGAAGAGCATGAGAGCAGATCTGGCAGCGATAACATGGACGGCGCTTCTGGGGACGATCAGGACGCTGCCGACAATCCTCCGAGAAAGAAGCGTTACCACCGACACACGCCACAGCAAATCCAAGAACTCGAATC TCTTTTTAAGGAGTGTCCTCATCCTGATGAGAAACAAAGATTGGAGCTTAGCAAGAGGCTTTGCTTGGAAACCAGGCAGGTCAAATTCTGGTTCCAGAATCGCCGTACCCAAATGAAG ACCCAATTGGAACGTCACGAGAACTCGTTGCTTAGACAAGAAAACGATAAGCTTAGGGCCGAAAACATGTCTATCAGAGATGCAATGAGAAATCCGATTTGCTCAAACTGCGGTGGTCCTGCTATTATTGGCGAAATTTCCCTTGAAGAGCAGCATCTTAGGATTGAGAACGCCCGGTTAAAGGATGAGCTAGACCGGGTCTGTGCGCTCGCAGGCAAGTTTCTGGGCCGTCCCATTTCATCATTGGCTAACGCAATTGGCCCTCCATTACCAAGCTCAAGTTTGGAACTCGGAGTAGGGAGCAATGGCTTTGCTGGTTTAAGCAATGTGGCCACAACGTTGCCTTTGGGACCCGATTACGGTGCTGGGATTTCTGGTGTTTTGCCGGTGGTGCCTCCGGCTAGACCCCCATCTAGTTTGACTGGCCTTGATAGATCGATCGAAAGGTCTATGTTTCTAGAGCTGGCTTTGGCTGCCATGGATGAATTAGTTAAAATGGCACAGGCTGATGAGAATCTCTGGGTCAGAAGCTTGGAAGGTAGGAGAGAAATGCTGAACCTCGAGGAATATATGAGAACTTTCACTCCTTGCATTGGCATGAAACCAAATGGTTTTGTCACTGAGGCTTCTAGGGAGACTGGTATGGTCATTATCAACAGCTTGGCTCTTGTTGAGACACTCATGGACTCG AATCGATGGGCAGAGATGTTTCCTTGTATGATTGCCAGAACTTCCACCACTGACGTGATATCTAATGGCATGGGTGGAACCAGAAATGGAGCACTTCAACTG atgcatgctgagCTGCAAGTTCTTTCGCCTTTGGTTCCAGTTCGAGAGGTCAATTTCCTCCGATTCTGCAAGCAGCACGCAGAGGGTGTGTGGGCTGTTGTTGATGTATCCATTGACAGCATCCGAGAAACTTCAGCTGCACCCACATTTGTAAGCTGCAGGAGGCTTCCTTCTGGGTGTGTTGTGCAAGATATGCCCAATGGGTACTCCAAG gTGACGTGGGTTGAGCATGCAGAGTACGATGAGAGCCAAGTGCATCAGCTCTACCGGCCTTTGCTAAGCTCCGGCATGGGCTTTGGCGCCCAACGCTGGATCGCAGCCCTTCAACGGCAATGCGAGTGCCTAGCCATCCTCATGTCTTCAACCGTCCCTGCCCGAGACCACACCG CCATAACTGCCGGTGGGAGACGAAGCATGTTGAAGCTGGCGCAACGAATGACCGACAACTTTTGCGCCGGCGTGTGCGCGTCGACGGTGCACAAATGGAACAAACTACAAGCCGGGAATGTGGACGAAGATGTCAGGGTGATGACGAGGAAGAGCGTGGACGATCCCGGGGAGCCGCCGGGGATTGTGCTGAGCGCAGCGACGTCGGTCTGGTTACCGGTCTCGCCTCAGAGACTGTTTGACTTTCTACGCGATGAACGGCTGAGAAGCGAGTGGGACATATTATCCAACGGTGGACCCATGCAGGAGATGGCCCACATCGCCAAAGGCCAAGATCACGGAAACTGCGTCTCTCTCCTACGTGCTGGC GCCATGAACGCGAACCAGAGCAGCATGTTAATACTGCAGGAGACGTGCATAGACGCGGCTGGATCGCTAGTAGTCTACGCGCCGGTGGACATTCCGGCCATGCACGTGGTGATGAACGGCGGCGATTCGGCCTACGTGGCGCTGCTCCCCTCTGGATTCGCCATCGTCCCTGACGGACCGGGGTCTCGTGGGCCAGGTACAGCCACCGCCAATGGAGGCAGCGGGGCCGGGCCGGGGCCACACAGGGTGAGTGGGTCACTCCTAACGGTGGCGTTTCAAATACTGGTGAATAGTCTTCCTACGGCTAAGTTGACGGTGGAATCAGTGGAGACTGTCAACAATCTGATCTCCTGCACGGTGCAGAAGATCAAGGCTGCTCTACAGTGTGAAAGCTGA